A single genomic interval of Alistipes provencensis harbors:
- a CDS encoding M26 family metallopeptidase, which yields MKKLLYILCAVVLAAGCSDDDTSSYYLDELVIDTANCLAEGSYVQGVETSDLCRIKIPYENAKGGTARISAPETNGLRIDAQEVALAPGAGEATVVVKGTPLLLETSFLQLNIEYRAKTYLSSVEIAVLEDVDPSGSIEFEIDQTPLAGLTAPKSITFTVSPTMAAIVESGTTPDGLRVNVVSDPATGEGSVTLTPAANFLGGEVELTASFGARAPQVRKIRVSAFAAGEGTVASPYEVTSAAELEKIGYGFDRAFRLTSDVVLDNNWTPVGTGAQPFTGSLDGNGRKITLALDRPAEDYVALFAHVGAGAEVKNLVLDGSVTGRNYVSALAADSEASLTADVTAVTVKGENFVAASVASGTGKDARVIEFGTVPTAVNITMGMDSATESLGLVTKGATVTFDPAATGTSWSYDDASGNFTVTKEADFTGGDVTFQVSLGDRVTSTTHSIAVSSKNMYESGSGIEGDPYVVVDADQFTATLHTYSAAHVKLTENISVSNWETITSFTGSLDGGGHTVEGLTAPFVATLTGTVKNVKFSGVNISAGKSACGAVANLLDGHVEGVAVTGTLSAESGASSGDTGFGAISGQAQGKSVIDNCYVNVTMTTNSNFATGGLVGVIKGTNGVTMSNSTVEGSISGAISGTKLGGILGRKTNANQNSKDIITGCLVTAEVKMTGEGSNMIGGIFGALQGATVSGDYVGGITIEKSAFTGSVSGGNAVGGIGGVCCSVRDCYVGGSVQAVSVSSSSTAAAAGISAAVKGDVVRCVVYGARVTGGPKGSSFTAGIVNVKNGNAPKATGCAVIATTVQTGGFAIYGTASGDITATSNYRWNVSYADASAYIPLDADTYGQDGTEQEPTQSLFEELGYDFSSVWTWDAAASAPKLQKAGCDDAVKIN from the coding sequence ATGAAAAAACTGCTTTATATCCTTTGTGCCGTCGTGCTGGCCGCGGGATGTTCGGACGACGACACTTCGTCCTACTACCTCGACGAACTGGTCATCGACACGGCCAACTGCCTCGCTGAAGGCAGTTATGTGCAGGGTGTCGAAACCTCCGACCTCTGCCGCATAAAGATTCCTTATGAAAACGCCAAGGGCGGCACGGCACGCATCAGTGCGCCCGAGACCAACGGTCTGCGCATCGACGCACAGGAGGTTGCCCTCGCGCCGGGTGCGGGTGAGGCGACGGTCGTCGTCAAAGGCACGCCCCTGCTGCTTGAAACCTCCTTCCTGCAGCTCAATATCGAATACCGGGCTAAGACCTACCTTTCGAGCGTCGAGATCGCCGTGCTGGAGGATGTGGATCCATCGGGATCCATCGAGTTCGAGATCGACCAGACCCCGCTTGCCGGGTTGACCGCCCCCAAGAGCATCACCTTCACCGTCAGCCCGACAATGGCTGCGATTGTCGAATCAGGAACGACTCCCGACGGATTGCGTGTCAACGTCGTTTCAGACCCCGCTACCGGCGAGGGAAGCGTCACGCTGACCCCTGCCGCCAATTTCCTCGGCGGCGAGGTGGAACTGACCGCGTCGTTCGGTGCCCGAGCACCGCAGGTGCGCAAAATCCGCGTCAGCGCATTCGCCGCCGGCGAGGGTACGGTCGCGTCGCCCTATGAGGTTACCTCTGCTGCCGAACTGGAGAAGATCGGCTATGGCTTTGACAGGGCTTTCCGCCTGACTTCGGATGTTGTCCTCGACAACAACTGGACGCCCGTCGGTACCGGGGCGCAGCCTTTCACGGGCTCGCTCGACGGCAACGGCCGTAAGATTACGCTGGCGCTCGACCGCCCGGCGGAGGACTATGTGGCCCTTTTCGCCCATGTCGGTGCGGGTGCCGAGGTTAAAAATCTGGTTCTCGACGGCAGCGTCACGGGCCGTAATTATGTTTCGGCACTGGCTGCCGACAGCGAGGCTTCGCTTACGGCCGATGTTACGGCCGTTACGGTCAAGGGTGAGAACTTCGTCGCTGCATCCGTCGCTTCAGGCACGGGTAAGGATGCCCGGGTGATCGAATTCGGCACGGTTCCCACCGCTGTGAACATCACGATGGGCATGGATTCGGCCACCGAGTCGCTGGGGCTTGTGACCAAAGGTGCGACGGTGACGTTCGACCCGGCTGCGACTGGCACGTCGTGGAGTTATGACGACGCTTCGGGGAACTTCACCGTTACCAAAGAAGCCGATTTCACAGGCGGCGACGTAACGTTCCAGGTCTCGCTCGGCGACCGTGTGACTTCAACGACGCACTCCATTGCGGTTTCTTCGAAGAACATGTACGAAAGCGGTTCGGGCATCGAAGGCGATCCCTATGTGGTGGTCGACGCCGACCAGTTCACCGCGACGCTGCATACTTACTCGGCTGCCCATGTGAAACTGACGGAAAACATCTCCGTTTCGAACTGGGAGACCATTACCTCGTTCACGGGTTCGCTCGACGGCGGCGGACATACGGTCGAGGGGCTGACGGCTCCTTTCGTCGCGACACTTACGGGTACGGTGAAGAACGTGAAATTCTCCGGGGTGAATATCTCTGCCGGAAAGAGTGCCTGCGGAGCCGTGGCCAATCTGCTCGACGGACATGTCGAAGGAGTGGCCGTGACAGGTACGCTGTCGGCGGAGTCGGGAGCGTCGTCAGGCGATACGGGCTTCGGAGCCATTTCCGGACAGGCGCAGGGCAAATCGGTGATCGATAACTGCTATGTGAACGTCACGATGACCACCAATTCGAACTTCGCAACGGGAGGTCTGGTCGGTGTCATCAAGGGGACCAATGGTGTCACCATGTCCAATTCCACGGTCGAAGGCTCGATTTCCGGTGCGATTTCCGGTACGAAACTGGGCGGTATTCTGGGTCGCAAGACCAATGCGAATCAGAATTCGAAGGACATCATCACGGGCTGTCTGGTGACTGCCGAAGTGAAGATGACCGGCGAGGGTTCGAATATGATCGGCGGTATTTTCGGTGCTTTGCAGGGTGCGACCGTCAGCGGCGATTACGTCGGCGGTATCACCATTGAGAAGAGTGCCTTTACGGGAAGTGTCAGCGGCGGAAATGCCGTGGGCGGCATCGGCGGCGTATGTTGTTCGGTCCGCGACTGCTATGTCGGCGGATCGGTGCAGGCGGTCAGCGTGTCGTCTTCCAGTACGGCCGCTGCAGCAGGCATCTCGGCCGCGGTGAAGGGCGACGTGGTGCGCTGCGTAGTCTACGGAGCCCGTGTTACGGGCGGTCCGAAGGGTTCTTCCTTTACGGCCGGTATCGTGAACGTGAAGAACGGCAATGCTCCGAAAGCGACCGGTTGCGCCGTGATTGCCACGACGGTTCAGACCGGCGGGTTCGCCATTTACGGTACGGCTTCGGGCGACATTACCGCTACGTCCAATTATCGTTGGAACGTCTCCTATGCCGATGCGTCGGCTTACATACCGCTGGATGCTGACACATATGGACAGGACGGAACCGAGCAGGAACCGACGCAGAGTCTGTTCGAGGAACTGGGCTACGACTTCTCCTCGGTGTGGACTTGGGACGCGGCGGCCTCGGCCCCGAAACTACAGAAGGCGGGCTGTGACGATGCCGTGAAGATCAACTAA
- a CDS encoding glycosyl hydrolase, producing the protein MKKILFILVALVCAVTACTKEQLISDLPEDINKPDGGMSGATKAKRGVCQSTNTLDFGQKLVDLKANWYYTWGLEPSNAVEGAEFVPMFWGASSVTKDNCDKINKLYEEGRVFYVLGFNEPDLKEESNMSVSDALEKWEFLCKNLDSRIKLVSPAPSYPTRAWLDEFMAGVAQRGLRCDYVAVHMYAGIGTQNYQSVIRDVYNKFGKKIWITEFAPRDDNAKNNGYNSYTESRVLDQMKVLLPAYQGMNEVFRYSWFGCASPTMIGLITSRFFGDDEQITSLGDYYATLEPNENIQLKNQ; encoded by the coding sequence ATGAAAAAGATACTGTTTATCCTCGTTGCTCTGGTGTGCGCCGTTACGGCGTGCACCAAGGAGCAGTTGATCTCGGACCTGCCCGAGGACATCAATAAGCCCGACGGCGGGATGTCGGGTGCCACGAAAGCCAAGCGCGGCGTCTGCCAGAGCACCAACACGCTGGACTTCGGGCAGAAACTCGTCGATCTGAAAGCCAACTGGTACTATACTTGGGGCCTCGAACCGAGCAATGCGGTCGAAGGTGCGGAGTTCGTGCCGATGTTCTGGGGAGCCTCGTCGGTCACCAAAGACAACTGCGATAAGATCAACAAGCTCTACGAAGAGGGGCGGGTTTTCTATGTGCTGGGATTCAACGAGCCCGACCTGAAGGAGGAGTCGAACATGAGCGTCAGCGACGCCCTTGAAAAATGGGAGTTCCTCTGTAAAAACCTCGACAGCCGCATCAAACTCGTGAGTCCGGCCCCGTCGTATCCCACGCGGGCGTGGCTCGATGAGTTCATGGCCGGTGTCGCGCAGCGGGGACTGCGCTGCGACTATGTTGCCGTACATATGTATGCAGGTATCGGGACCCAGAATTACCAGTCGGTGATCCGCGACGTTTACAATAAATTCGGTAAGAAGATCTGGATTACCGAGTTCGCTCCACGCGACGACAACGCCAAAAACAACGGCTACAACAGCTATACTGAGAGTCGCGTACTCGACCAGATGAAGGTGCTGCTGCCGGCTTATCAGGGAATGAACGAAGTGTTCCGCTATTCGTGGTTCGGATGCGCTTCGCCGACGATGATCGGCCTGATCACCTCGCGCTTTTTCGGCGACGACGAACAGATCACCTCGCTGGGCGACTATTACGCCACGCTCGAACCCAATGAAAATATCCAGCTTAAGAATCAATAA
- a CDS encoding glycoside hydrolase family 2 protein, translated as MKKVLILAALLSVSLSYGQRTEGLDPLIQNVYGRETQSLNGYWNYFADPLETGYYDYRRRPDPNGFFKDKQVDNVTTWKEYDFDLSPVMAVPGDWNTQVYQLFHYEGMVWMRHKFTAAREAGKRNYLYFGASNYLTHVFLNGEHVGDHEGGYTPFNFDVTDLLRDGENTLVVAVDNKRLPERVPTIICDWFNYGGVTRDVMLVSVPERFVESYTLRLKPGTADTVEAFVHMNRKEAGQRVGLTIPGLKIDLQGTTDADGIARFEKRAKIGLWSPESPKLYAVTIASDDDRVEDEVGFRTIETRGREILLNGKPIFLRGISIHEEAAFRNGRIAKVEEDRTLLNWAKELGCNYVRLAHYPHNEQMVREAERMGLLVWSEIPVYWTILWERGDVYANALNQLDEMIERDQNRCNVIIWSIANETPHGDARDRFLSSLAAYAREKDPTRLISMAMERNDKSPEVLSVQDNMNKYVDIISLNEYVGWYDGTNEKLDRVRWEIDYEKPIMISEFGGGAPYGKHGEATDIWTEEYQADLYRRTLRMIEERMPPVSGISPWVLKDFRSARRLLPQTQDGFNRKGVISDRGERKQAFYVLQDYYKTK; from the coding sequence ATGAAAAAAGTACTGATCCTGGCAGCCCTGCTGTCGGTCTCACTTTCCTACGGACAGCGCACCGAAGGGCTCGACCCGCTGATCCAGAACGTCTACGGACGTGAAACTCAGTCGCTGAACGGGTATTGGAATTACTTCGCCGACCCGCTCGAAACCGGCTATTACGACTACCGCCGCCGGCCCGATCCCAACGGGTTCTTCAAGGATAAGCAGGTGGACAACGTCACCACATGGAAGGAATACGACTTCGACCTTTCACCCGTGATGGCTGTTCCCGGCGACTGGAACACGCAGGTATACCAGCTTTTCCATTACGAAGGAATGGTTTGGATGCGCCACAAGTTCACGGCTGCCCGGGAGGCCGGGAAACGGAACTACCTCTATTTCGGAGCTTCGAACTACCTCACCCACGTCTTTCTCAACGGGGAGCATGTCGGCGACCACGAAGGCGGTTATACGCCTTTCAATTTCGATGTGACGGACCTGCTCCGCGACGGGGAGAACACGCTGGTGGTCGCCGTGGACAACAAGCGGCTGCCCGAACGGGTGCCGACCATCATCTGCGACTGGTTCAACTACGGCGGCGTCACGCGCGACGTGATGCTGGTGTCGGTTCCCGAGCGTTTTGTCGAGAGCTACACCCTACGGCTGAAACCCGGCACGGCCGATACCGTCGAGGCTTTCGTGCACATGAACCGCAAAGAGGCCGGGCAGCGTGTCGGACTGACGATTCCCGGGCTGAAGATCGACCTGCAGGGGACGACCGACGCCGACGGCATCGCGCGGTTCGAGAAACGCGCCAAAATCGGTCTTTGGTCGCCCGAATCGCCGAAGCTCTACGCCGTGACGATCGCATCGGACGATGACCGGGTGGAGGACGAGGTCGGATTCCGCACCATCGAGACCCGCGGCCGCGAGATCCTGCTCAACGGCAAGCCCATTTTCCTGCGCGGCATCTCGATCCATGAGGAGGCGGCGTTCCGCAACGGGCGTATCGCCAAGGTTGAGGAGGACCGCACGCTGCTCAACTGGGCCAAGGAACTGGGGTGCAACTACGTTCGTCTGGCCCACTATCCGCACAACGAGCAGATGGTACGCGAGGCCGAACGGATGGGGCTGCTGGTATGGAGCGAAATTCCGGTTTACTGGACGATCCTCTGGGAGCGCGGGGATGTTTATGCAAATGCCCTGAACCAGTTGGACGAGATGATCGAGCGCGACCAGAACCGTTGCAACGTCATCATCTGGTCGATTGCCAACGAGACGCCCCACGGTGACGCCCGCGACCGATTCCTGTCGTCGCTGGCCGCCTATGCCCGCGAAAAGGACCCCACGCGCCTGATCTCGATGGCCATGGAGCGCAACGACAAGAGTCCGGAGGTGCTCTCCGTGCAGGATAACATGAACAAGTATGTCGACATCATCAGCCTGAACGAGTATGTGGGCTGGTACGACGGGACGAACGAGAAACTCGACCGTGTGCGCTGGGAGATCGACTACGAGAAACCGATCATGATCTCGGAGTTCGGCGGCGGAGCGCCTTACGGCAAGCACGGCGAAGCCACGGATATCTGGACCGAGGAGTATCAGGCCGACCTCTACCGCAGGACTCTGCGGATGATCGAAGAACGCATGCCTCCGGTTTCGGGCATTTCGCCTTGGGTGCTCAAGGATTTCCGTTCGGCGCGTCGGCTGCTGCCCCAGACGCAGGACGGGTTCAACCGCAAGGGGGTCATCTCCGACCGCGGAGAACGCAAACAGGCATTCTATGTACTTCAGGACTATTACAAAACGAAATGA
- a CDS encoding glycoside hydrolase family 5 protein gives MAAILKHLTLSLAVLCCVACGDRADGSADFIRTDGVNLIDGNGERFEIRGTNLGHWLNPEGYLFQFPKSANSPRRIHEGLCQLVGPAYMERFWRTFRENYITREDIAYIASTGATTVRLPLHYKLFTGEEYLGLHTPEEGFALVDRVVGWCRDAGLRLILDMHACPGGQTGDNIDDSYGYPWLFRSPEMQERFVAVWRSIAARYADESTILGYDLMNEPIAHYFEDKEELNAELQPLMIRTAKAIREVDPRHILILAGAQWNTNFKVYDDWTFDDNLVFTCHIYKCPPSVNSLKGFMAFRDKSQCPMYMGETGENTDEWIESFRKALDEVNIGWTFWTYKRLDAQRSFVSVPMPEGWQKICDFLAADRSEYALIREVHPDQSEMRRILDVYLENCKFANCRPNDGYVAALGLNP, from the coding sequence ATGGCTGCTATTCTCAAACACCTCACCCTCTCTCTTGCCGTGCTGTGCTGTGTGGCATGCGGCGACCGGGCTGACGGGTCGGCGGATTTCATCCGCACCGACGGTGTGAATCTGATCGACGGAAACGGGGAGCGCTTCGAAATCCGGGGCACGAACCTCGGGCACTGGCTCAATCCGGAGGGTTACCTCTTTCAGTTCCCCAAAAGCGCCAACTCGCCCCGTCGCATCCACGAAGGACTGTGCCAGCTGGTCGGTCCGGCCTACATGGAGCGGTTCTGGCGCACGTTCCGCGAGAATTATATTACGCGGGAGGATATCGCTTACATAGCATCGACCGGAGCTACCACCGTGCGCCTGCCGCTCCACTACAAGCTCTTTACCGGGGAAGAATATCTCGGGCTGCACACTCCGGAGGAGGGGTTTGCCCTCGTGGACAGGGTCGTAGGATGGTGCCGTGATGCCGGACTGCGGCTGATCCTCGACATGCACGCTTGTCCGGGCGGGCAGACCGGCGACAATATCGACGATTCGTATGGCTACCCGTGGCTGTTTCGCAGTCCGGAGATGCAGGAGCGCTTCGTTGCCGTCTGGCGCAGCATTGCGGCCCGCTATGCCGATGAATCCACGATCCTCGGCTATGACCTGATGAACGAGCCGATCGCCCACTATTTCGAAGACAAGGAGGAGCTGAACGCCGAACTCCAACCGTTGATGATCCGCACGGCGAAGGCCATCCGCGAGGTGGACCCCCGTCATATCCTGATCCTTGCCGGGGCGCAGTGGAACACGAACTTCAAAGTCTACGACGATTGGACTTTCGACGACAATCTGGTCTTCACATGCCACATCTACAAGTGTCCCCCTTCGGTCAATTCGCTCAAGGGATTCATGGCTTTCCGCGACAAGTCGCAGTGCCCGATGTACATGGGCGAGACCGGCGAGAATACCGACGAGTGGATCGAAAGTTTCCGCAAGGCGCTCGACGAGGTGAATATCGGCTGGACCTTCTGGACCTACAAGCGGCTCGATGCGCAGCGGTCGTTCGTGAGCGTGCCGATGCCCGAAGGCTGGCAGAAGATTTGCGACTTTCTGGCCGCCGACCGCTCCGAGTACGCCCTCATCCGCGAGGTGCATCCCGATCAGTCCGAGATGCGCCGCATCCTCGATGTTTACCTCGAAAACTGCAAATTCGCGAACTGCCGCCCGAATGACGGCTATGTCGCCGCGCTGGGACTGAACCCGTAA
- a CDS encoding DUF4136 domain-containing protein: protein MNVKKLRYIAFALIAVAFCACQKEPSTSDLHRDYLVYTAHDTDTDFAAIDTYYVPDSILVIGNSDKTEYWKDADALEIIGTVVDKMDAAGYTRTEDKDAANVGIQLSYVEKVTYFVGYDYPYWWWYYPYYWAPGYWGDWVGWHYPYSVYYGYTAGSLLLEMLDLEADQETGKKLPVVWDSFIGGLLTSDAELNQQRTIAGVEQAFEQSPYLAK, encoded by the coding sequence ATGAACGTCAAAAAATTACGTTACATTGCGTTCGCACTCATTGCAGTTGCGTTCTGCGCGTGTCAGAAGGAGCCTTCGACGTCGGACCTTCACCGGGATTATCTGGTCTACACAGCCCATGACACCGACACCGATTTCGCCGCCATCGACACTTACTATGTTCCTGACAGCATCCTCGTGATCGGGAACAGCGACAAGACCGAATACTGGAAAGACGCCGACGCCTTGGAGATCATCGGAACGGTGGTCGACAAAATGGACGCTGCGGGTTACACGCGCACCGAGGACAAGGATGCCGCCAACGTGGGCATCCAGCTCAGCTATGTCGAGAAGGTAACCTACTTCGTCGGCTACGACTACCCCTACTGGTGGTGGTATTACCCCTACTACTGGGCTCCCGGATACTGGGGCGACTGGGTTGGTTGGCACTACCCCTACAGCGTCTATTACGGATACACGGCCGGTTCGCTGCTGCTGGAGATGCTGGACCTCGAGGCCGATCAGGAGACCGGCAAGAAACTGCCCGTCGTGTGGGACAGCTTCATCGGCGGTCTGCTGACTTCCGATGCGGAACTCAACCAACAGCGCACGATCGCCGGCGTCGAGCAGGCCTTCGAGCAGTCGCCTTATCTGGCAAAATAG
- a CDS encoding outer membrane beta-barrel protein: protein MKTSKYLKTIAFCAVMLAAALPGKAQVFPNTYINVDWQVGVPLGADFADKTSGWGMNFEGGYFVTPAITVGPFISYQTNLQSISRQTLDLGDGSALTTNQKHALFQLPFGVTGRYNWLTDSVFQPYAGLKLGASYAEMSSYYYVIKQYTDTWGFFVSPEIGVSIFPRPDYRLGFHVALYYSYATNSGDVLTYSINNINNFGIRVGISF, encoded by the coding sequence ATGAAAACATCGAAATACCTCAAAACCATCGCTTTCTGCGCTGTAATGCTCGCCGCGGCCCTGCCGGGCAAGGCGCAGGTATTCCCCAACACCTACATCAACGTCGACTGGCAGGTAGGTGTGCCTTTGGGAGCCGATTTCGCCGACAAGACCTCGGGTTGGGGCATGAACTTCGAAGGCGGCTACTTCGTGACGCCGGCCATCACCGTGGGTCCGTTCATCTCCTACCAGACCAATCTGCAGAGCATTTCGCGTCAGACGCTCGATCTGGGCGACGGCTCGGCGCTGACCACCAACCAGAAACACGCCCTGTTCCAACTGCCGTTCGGTGTTACGGGTCGTTACAACTGGCTTACCGACAGTGTATTCCAGCCCTATGCGGGTCTGAAGCTGGGTGCCAGTTACGCGGAAATGTCGTCCTATTACTACGTCATCAAGCAGTACACCGACACATGGGGATTCTTCGTTTCGCCGGAGATCGGCGTGTCGATCTTTCCGCGCCCCGACTACCGGCTGGGCTTCCATGTGGCGCTCTATTACAGCTACGCCACCAACAGCGGCGATGTGCTGACCTACTCGATCAACAACATCAACAATTTCGGTATTCGCGTCGGTATTTCATTCTGA
- a CDS encoding class I SAM-dependent methyltransferase, protein MNKENKEPIFEFDFSFIASFFRALERQGPGGDEQTLRALEFLPETRSGLRIADIGCGTGHQTEVLARHLDGTITAVDLLPEMIEELEARMRRAGLDDRVTALVGSMDDLPFRDGEFDIIWAEGSIYNIGFERGLAEWRRFLKPGGVIAVTECSWLSGARLPESKFIRENFPDIDTPSAKIRILEETGYAPLAHFALPAHCWTENYFALAAARLPGFLEEQGHSPQAIRFAELMQEEAAHYRDYGSYYGYVFYIGRKTEE, encoded by the coding sequence ATGAACAAAGAAAACAAAGAACCGATCTTCGAATTCGATTTCTCCTTTATAGCCAGCTTTTTCCGTGCCCTCGAACGGCAGGGCCCCGGCGGTGACGAACAGACCCTCCGGGCACTGGAATTCCTTCCCGAAACGCGCTCCGGGCTCCGCATCGCCGATATCGGCTGCGGCACCGGACATCAGACCGAGGTGCTCGCCCGGCATCTCGACGGTACGATCACGGCCGTGGACCTGCTTCCCGAGATGATCGAAGAACTCGAGGCGCGTATGCGCCGCGCCGGACTGGACGACCGGGTCACGGCCCTCGTAGGGTCGATGGACGACCTGCCTTTCCGGGATGGGGAGTTCGACATCATCTGGGCAGAGGGGTCGATCTACAACATCGGCTTCGAACGGGGGCTCGCCGAGTGGCGGCGCTTCCTCAAACCCGGCGGCGTGATCGCCGTCACGGAGTGCTCGTGGCTCTCGGGCGCACGCCTTCCGGAGTCGAAGTTCATCCGGGAGAATTTCCCCGATATCGACACCCCTTCGGCGAAGATCCGTATCCTCGAAGAGACGGGATACGCTCCGCTGGCGCATTTCGCGCTTCCGGCACACTGCTGGACGGAGAATTACTTCGCTCTGGCGGCCGCCCGCCTTCCCGGCTTTCTGGAGGAGCAGGGGCACAGCCCGCAGGCTATCCGCTTCGCCGAGTTGATGCAGGAGGAGGCTGCGCACTACCGGGACTACGGTTCGTATTACGGCTATGTCTTCTATATAGGGCGTAAAACGGAGGAATAA
- a CDS encoding aldo/keto reductase — protein MIEPVYQPSPSRYEGGMTFRRAGRSGVQLPALSLGMWHNFGSEQTFSKVQEMAHYAFDHGIVHFDLANNYGPAYGTAEENFGRLMERSFRPYRDEMFIATKAGYDMWPGPYGNWGSRKYLMASLDQSLRRMKLDYADVFYSHRHDPETPLEETLQALVDIVRSGKALYVGLSRYPLEAERFAFRYLAERDVPCLLFQDKYNLFNREPETSGVLSLAAESGSGFVAFSPLAQGLLTGRYLNGIPQDSRMAEGRSLRSDVLTDAMLTRIRGLNDLARRRGQTLAEMALAWLLSDKRVTSVIIGASSTAQIGDNLRALENGAFSDEELAEIDALSRG, from the coding sequence ATGATCGAACCCGTTTACCAGCCGTCGCCGTCGCGTTACGAGGGCGGCATGACTTTCCGGCGCGCCGGACGCAGCGGCGTGCAGCTACCGGCCCTGTCGCTGGGCATGTGGCACAATTTCGGCAGCGAGCAGACCTTCTCCAAGGTTCAGGAGATGGCCCACTACGCGTTCGACCACGGAATCGTGCACTTCGACTTGGCGAACAACTACGGTCCGGCCTACGGAACCGCCGAGGAGAATTTCGGACGCCTGATGGAGCGGTCGTTCCGCCCCTACCGCGACGAAATGTTCATCGCCACCAAGGCGGGATACGACATGTGGCCGGGGCCTTACGGCAACTGGGGATCGCGCAAATACCTCATGGCGAGCCTCGACCAGAGCCTCCGACGCATGAAGCTCGACTATGCGGACGTTTTCTATTCGCACCGCCATGATCCCGAAACACCGCTCGAAGAGACGCTTCAGGCGCTGGTCGACATCGTCCGCAGCGGCAAGGCGCTCTATGTCGGGCTGTCGCGCTATCCGCTCGAAGCGGAACGTTTCGCGTTCCGTTATCTGGCCGAGCGCGACGTGCCGTGCCTGCTTTTCCAAGACAAATACAACCTTTTCAACCGCGAACCCGAAACGTCGGGCGTGCTGTCGCTGGCCGCCGAGTCGGGCTCGGGATTCGTGGCCTTCTCGCCGCTGGCGCAAGGGCTGTTGACCGGACGGTACCTCAACGGCATTCCGCAGGATTCGCGCATGGCCGAGGGCCGTTCGCTGCGGAGCGACGTGCTGACCGACGCCATGCTGACCCGCATCCGGGGGCTGAACGACCTCGCCCGCCGACGCGGGCAGACGCTGGCCGAGATGGCGCTGGCATGGCTGCTGTCCGACAAGCGCGTCACGTCGGTCATCATCGGGGCCAGTTCGACGGCCCAGATCGGGGACAACCTGCGGGCGTTGGAAAACGGCGCATTCTCCGACGAGGAGCTGGCTGAAATCGACGCCCTGTCGCGGGGATGA
- a CDS encoding SGNH/GDSL hydrolase family protein: MKKLIYPFLCLLIPAMATAEETPTKYTDAASLTIVGKAQPGGPAFERIEVARYPELTPTVTKYYRYPTGLAVAFRTDSRNIRAHWTTVNKQAGANSTLIFQRGLDLYIRRDGKWVFAGVGVPKNTGTEHEAPLVENMDTTMKECLLYLPIHDGLTRLEIGTDQAARLEAAPDPFRHRIVVIGSSITHGSSASRPGMTYTARLGRTLGFGFINLGASGQCKLDAFFARIAAETRADAFLFDVFSNPSPQQIGERLEPFVRRIRESHPTTPLIFIQTAVRESGNFDLRKRAFEADKRAIAREGMQKLLKTDPNIYFIEPGMDLGDDHEATVDGVHPTDLGFERMLNRLTPQIAHILKKYGVE; this comes from the coding sequence ATGAAAAAATTGATATATCCATTCCTCTGCCTGCTGATCCCGGCGATGGCAACCGCGGAGGAGACGCCGACAAAATATACGGATGCGGCAAGTCTCACGATCGTCGGCAAGGCCCAGCCCGGAGGTCCTGCATTCGAGCGCATCGAGGTCGCCCGCTACCCCGAGCTGACCCCGACGGTCACGAAATACTACCGCTATCCCACGGGGCTGGCCGTCGCGTTCCGCACCGACAGCCGCAACATCCGCGCCCACTGGACAACGGTCAACAAACAGGCGGGAGCGAATTCGACGCTCATTTTCCAACGGGGGCTCGACCTCTACATCCGCCGCGACGGCAAATGGGTGTTCGCCGGGGTCGGGGTACCGAAAAACACCGGAACGGAGCATGAAGCCCCGCTTGTGGAGAACATGGACACCACGATGAAAGAGTGTCTGCTGTATCTCCCGATCCACGACGGGCTCACCCGGCTCGAAATCGGGACCGACCAAGCCGCACGGCTGGAGGCAGCCCCCGATCCCTTCCGCCACCGGATCGTGGTGATCGGATCGAGCATCACGCACGGCTCCTCGGCAAGCCGTCCGGGAATGACCTACACCGCCCGGTTGGGCCGCACTCTGGGATTCGGATTCATCAACTTGGGAGCCAGCGGGCAATGCAAACTCGACGCCTTCTTCGCCCGCATCGCGGCGGAGACCCGGGCCGACGCCTTTCTGTTCGACGTCTTCTCGAACCCCTCGCCGCAGCAGATCGGGGAGCGGCTGGAGCCTTTCGTGCGGCGAATCCGCGAAAGCCATCCCACGACGCCGCTGATATTCATCCAGACTGCCGTCCGCGAAAGCGGGAACTTCGACCTCAGGAAGCGGGCGTTCGAAGCCGACAAGCGGGCCATAGCCCGGGAGGGGATGCAGAAGCTCCTGAAAACGGACCCGAACATCTATTTTATCGAGCCCGGCATGGATTTGGGTGACGACCACGAAGCGACCGTCGACGGCGTGCATCCCACCGACCTCGGGTTCGAACGCATGCTGAACCGGCTCACACCCCAGATCGCCCACATCCTCAAAAAATACGGGGTCGAGTAG